A single Brassica rapa cultivar Chiifu-401-42 chromosome A04, CAAS_Brap_v3.01, whole genome shotgun sequence DNA region contains:
- the LOC103865918 gene encoding zinc finger protein 8 isoform X1 produces MQNLISCLPVSETANLSNSFIPHSLSSMDETNGRRETHDFMNVNVESFSQLPFIRRTPPKEKSSIIRLFGQELVGDNSSDAQQEDFYVDSSETTTTKINEESSENVKDKDKDKEKDNSNNRRFECHYCFRNFPTSQALGGHQNAHKRERQHAKRGSMPSYLHHADHHHVYGFLNNHHHRHYPTWTTEARFYGGGVGGNQTPSYYSRTLLPPPSSSNPPMINGSPLGLWRVPPPSTSANAIHGVYSASPAFQTHEQERKESKWPYRLMKPNVQDHIQTFSLCFTKRSFTESRAKEESS; encoded by the coding sequence ATGCAAAACCTCATCTCTTGTCTTCCTGTCTCTGAAACAGCCAACCTCTCAAACTCATTCATTCCTCACTCTCTTTCTTCCATGGACGAAACAAATGGACGAAGAGAAACTCACGATTTCATGAACGTCAACGTTGAATCTTTCTCTCAGCTTCCTTTCATCCGCCGTACTCCTCCCAAAGAAAAAAGCTCCATTATTCGTCTCTTCGGCCAAGAACTCGTCGGAGACAACTCCTCCGATGCTCAACAGGAAGACTTCTATGTAGATTCTTCCGAAACCACAACGACCAAGATCAACGAAGAGAGCTCTGAGAATGTCAAGGACAAGGACAAAGACAAGGAGAAAGACAACAGCAATAACAGGAGATTCGAGTGTCACTACTGTTTCAGAAACTTTCCAACTTCTCAAGCCCTAGGTGGACACCAAAACGCTCACAAACGCGAACGTCAACACGCCAAACGCGGTTCTATGCCATCATACCTTCATCATGCTGACCATCACCACGTCTACGGCTTCCTCAACAACCATCACCACCGTCACTATCCCACGTGGACGACGGAAGCTAGATTCTACGGTGGTGGAGTAGGAGGAAACCAAACGCCGTCGTATTACTCACGcactcttcttcctcctccttcttcttctaACCCACCGATGATCAATGGAAGTCCTTTGGGTTTGTGGCGTGTACCACCACCTTCCACGTCAGCAAACGCTATTCATGGCGTTTACTCAGCTTCACCAGCGTTTCAAACGCATGAGCAGGAGCGTAAAGAGTCGAAGTGGCCGTACAGATTGATGAAACCTAATGTGCAGGATCAT
- the LOC103865918 gene encoding zinc finger protein 8 isoform X2 yields MQNLISCLPVSETANLSNSFIPHSLSSMDETNGRRETHDFMNVNVESFSQLPFIRRTPPKEKSSIIRLFGQELVGDNSSDAQQEDFYVDSSETTTTKINEESSENVKDKDKDKEKDNSNNRRFECHYCFRNFPTSQALGGHQNAHKRERQHAKRGSMPSYLHHADHHHVYGFLNNHHHRHYPTWTTEARFYGGGVGGNQTPSYYSRTLLPPPSSSNPPMINGSPLGLWRVPPPSTSANAIHGVYSASPAFQTHEQERKESKWPYRLMKPNVQDHSSREVIFFDMAGEHRDPIM; encoded by the coding sequence ATGCAAAACCTCATCTCTTGTCTTCCTGTCTCTGAAACAGCCAACCTCTCAAACTCATTCATTCCTCACTCTCTTTCTTCCATGGACGAAACAAATGGACGAAGAGAAACTCACGATTTCATGAACGTCAACGTTGAATCTTTCTCTCAGCTTCCTTTCATCCGCCGTACTCCTCCCAAAGAAAAAAGCTCCATTATTCGTCTCTTCGGCCAAGAACTCGTCGGAGACAACTCCTCCGATGCTCAACAGGAAGACTTCTATGTAGATTCTTCCGAAACCACAACGACCAAGATCAACGAAGAGAGCTCTGAGAATGTCAAGGACAAGGACAAAGACAAGGAGAAAGACAACAGCAATAACAGGAGATTCGAGTGTCACTACTGTTTCAGAAACTTTCCAACTTCTCAAGCCCTAGGTGGACACCAAAACGCTCACAAACGCGAACGTCAACACGCCAAACGCGGTTCTATGCCATCATACCTTCATCATGCTGACCATCACCACGTCTACGGCTTCCTCAACAACCATCACCACCGTCACTATCCCACGTGGACGACGGAAGCTAGATTCTACGGTGGTGGAGTAGGAGGAAACCAAACGCCGTCGTATTACTCACGcactcttcttcctcctccttcttcttctaACCCACCGATGATCAATGGAAGTCCTTTGGGTTTGTGGCGTGTACCACCACCTTCCACGTCAGCAAACGCTATTCATGGCGTTTACTCAGCTTCACCAGCGTTTCAAACGCATGAGCAGGAGCGTAAAGAGTCGAAGTGGCCGTACAGATTGATGAAACCTAATGTGCAGGATCAT
- the LOC103865918 gene encoding zinc finger protein 8 isoform X3 translates to MQNLISCLPVSETANLSNSFIPHSLSSMDETNGRRETHDFMNVNVESFSQLPFIRRTPPKEKSSIIRLFGQELVGDNSSDAQQEDFYVDSSETTTTKINEESSENVKDKDKDKEKDNSNNRRFECHYCFRNFPTSQALGGHQNAHKRERQHAKRGSMPSYLHHADHHHVYGFLNNHHHRHYPTWTTEARFYGGGVGGNQTPSYYSRTLLPPPSSSNPPMINGSPLGLWRVPPPSTSANAIHGVYSASPAFQTHEQERKESKWPYRLMKPNVQDHHHMGKKTDMP, encoded by the coding sequence ATGCAAAACCTCATCTCTTGTCTTCCTGTCTCTGAAACAGCCAACCTCTCAAACTCATTCATTCCTCACTCTCTTTCTTCCATGGACGAAACAAATGGACGAAGAGAAACTCACGATTTCATGAACGTCAACGTTGAATCTTTCTCTCAGCTTCCTTTCATCCGCCGTACTCCTCCCAAAGAAAAAAGCTCCATTATTCGTCTCTTCGGCCAAGAACTCGTCGGAGACAACTCCTCCGATGCTCAACAGGAAGACTTCTATGTAGATTCTTCCGAAACCACAACGACCAAGATCAACGAAGAGAGCTCTGAGAATGTCAAGGACAAGGACAAAGACAAGGAGAAAGACAACAGCAATAACAGGAGATTCGAGTGTCACTACTGTTTCAGAAACTTTCCAACTTCTCAAGCCCTAGGTGGACACCAAAACGCTCACAAACGCGAACGTCAACACGCCAAACGCGGTTCTATGCCATCATACCTTCATCATGCTGACCATCACCACGTCTACGGCTTCCTCAACAACCATCACCACCGTCACTATCCCACGTGGACGACGGAAGCTAGATTCTACGGTGGTGGAGTAGGAGGAAACCAAACGCCGTCGTATTACTCACGcactcttcttcctcctccttcttcttctaACCCACCGATGATCAATGGAAGTCCTTTGGGTTTGTGGCGTGTACCACCACCTTCCACGTCAGCAAACGCTATTCATGGCGTTTACTCAGCTTCACCAGCGTTTCAAACGCATGAGCAGGAGCGTAAAGAGTCGAAGTGGCCGTACAGATTGATGAAACCTAATGTGCAGGATCAT
- the LOC103865918 gene encoding zinc finger protein 8 isoform X4 produces MQNLISCLPVSETANLSNSFIPHSLSSMDETNGRRETHDFMNVNVESFSQLPFIRRTPPKEKSSIIRLFGQELVGDNSSDAQQEDFYVDSSETTTTKINEESSENVKDKDKDKEKDNSNNRRFECHYCFRNFPTSQALGGHQNAHKRERQHAKRGSMPSYLHHADHHHVYGFLNNHHHRHYPTWTTEARFYGGGVGGNQTPSYYSRTLLPPPSSSNPPMINGSPLGLWRVPPPSTSANAIHGVYSASPAFQTHEQERKESKWPYRLMKPNVQDHVSLDLHL; encoded by the coding sequence ATGCAAAACCTCATCTCTTGTCTTCCTGTCTCTGAAACAGCCAACCTCTCAAACTCATTCATTCCTCACTCTCTTTCTTCCATGGACGAAACAAATGGACGAAGAGAAACTCACGATTTCATGAACGTCAACGTTGAATCTTTCTCTCAGCTTCCTTTCATCCGCCGTACTCCTCCCAAAGAAAAAAGCTCCATTATTCGTCTCTTCGGCCAAGAACTCGTCGGAGACAACTCCTCCGATGCTCAACAGGAAGACTTCTATGTAGATTCTTCCGAAACCACAACGACCAAGATCAACGAAGAGAGCTCTGAGAATGTCAAGGACAAGGACAAAGACAAGGAGAAAGACAACAGCAATAACAGGAGATTCGAGTGTCACTACTGTTTCAGAAACTTTCCAACTTCTCAAGCCCTAGGTGGACACCAAAACGCTCACAAACGCGAACGTCAACACGCCAAACGCGGTTCTATGCCATCATACCTTCATCATGCTGACCATCACCACGTCTACGGCTTCCTCAACAACCATCACCACCGTCACTATCCCACGTGGACGACGGAAGCTAGATTCTACGGTGGTGGAGTAGGAGGAAACCAAACGCCGTCGTATTACTCACGcactcttcttcctcctccttcttcttctaACCCACCGATGATCAATGGAAGTCCTTTGGGTTTGTGGCGTGTACCACCACCTTCCACGTCAGCAAACGCTATTCATGGCGTTTACTCAGCTTCACCAGCGTTTCAAACGCATGAGCAGGAGCGTAAAGAGTCGAAGTGGCCGTACAGATTGATGAAACCTAATGTGCAGGATCATGTGAGTCTCGATCTTCATCTTTGA